One window of the Saccopteryx bilineata isolate mSacBil1 chromosome 2, mSacBil1_pri_phased_curated, whole genome shotgun sequence genome contains the following:
- the TMEM213 gene encoding transmembrane protein 213, translating into MHRRMAPGTQHTSAEMVRTEAFLYTMKYLTSAPQAALVLSLVFASLHSACLAEVSSGNNSTLTNHHPGPETLEQCHNVDFCPLATRCCHIGVDEYGWIAAAVGWSLWFLTLILLCVDKLMKLTPDEPKDLQA; encoded by the exons ATGCACAGGCGCATGGCACCGGGCACTCAGCACACCTCCGCTGAGATGGTGCGGACAGAAGCCTTTCTCTACACCATGAAGTACCTCACCTCTGCGCCCCAGGCCGCCCTGGTCCTCAGCCTGGTCTTCGCCTCTCTCCACTCGGCTTGCTTGGCAG AAGTAAGCAGTGGCAACAACTCAACCTTGACCAACCACCACCCGGGCCCTGAGACCCTGGAACAGTGCCACA aTGTGGACTTCTGCCCACTAGCAACCCGGTGTTGCCACATCGGAGTAGACGAGTATGGCTGGATCGCGGCTGCTGTCGGCTGGAGCCTCTGGTTTCTCACGCTCATCCTGCTCTGTGTGGATAAGCTGATGAAGTTAACTCCAGATGAGCCCAAGGACTTGCAAGCATGA